One segment of Sandaracinaceae bacterium DNA contains the following:
- a CDS encoding prolyl oligopeptidase family serine peptidase codes for MSEQRRQPSAGSTLASRRNGNFVLAIHVVLGVLGAEGCVRAPEAEVASPDPAPTRAEPPRSASADFPLADLRAGFRTRYVGEGDDYPPDPPPPGVFDLIHYAAPLGRNAAYVTPPAPAGTSARKPAIIWVSGGFNWGIDRGAWTPEPRANDQSATTFLHAGIVLMRPSLRGRNGNPGQPECFVGEVDDIIAAGEYLRTRADVDPNRIYLGGHSTGGTLALLTAASTDRFRAIFAFGAAHDARGYEVPECIPSEDESDEALVRAPIMWLTSIRTPTFVIEGVQRGWTDVYPMMEAEAGSAPIRFLAIPESDHFSVIAPASEVVRDAILADTGPSPVLDITVERIVAGLRP; via the coding sequence ATGAGTGAGCAGCGCCGCCAACCGTCGGCGGGTTCCACGCTGGCGTCGCGGCGAAACGGTAACTTCGTGTTGGCCATCCATGTGGTGCTCGGAGTGCTGGGCGCGGAAGGGTGCGTGAGAGCACCCGAAGCCGAGGTGGCGTCCCCAGACCCGGCTCCAACGCGCGCAGAACCACCGCGCTCAGCATCGGCTGACTTCCCCCTCGCTGACCTGCGGGCAGGCTTCCGAACCCGCTACGTCGGGGAGGGCGACGACTACCCCCCTGATCCCCCGCCCCCCGGCGTCTTCGACCTGATCCACTACGCAGCCCCCCTCGGCCGCAACGCGGCGTACGTCACGCCACCCGCGCCCGCCGGAACCAGCGCACGCAAGCCCGCCATCATCTGGGTGTCCGGTGGGTTCAACTGGGGCATCGACCGGGGCGCATGGACACCCGAACCGCGCGCCAACGACCAGAGCGCCACCACGTTCCTTCACGCAGGCATCGTGCTCATGCGGCCCTCCCTGCGCGGGCGCAACGGCAACCCGGGACAGCCCGAGTGCTTCGTGGGCGAGGTAGACGACATCATCGCCGCGGGCGAGTACCTGCGCACGCGCGCCGACGTGGACCCCAATCGCATCTACCTGGGCGGCCACAGCACGGGCGGCACGCTGGCGCTCCTGACCGCCGCCAGCACCGACCGCTTCCGCGCCATCTTCGCCTTTGGCGCCGCACACGACGCCCGCGGCTACGAGGTCCCCGAGTGCATCCCGTCCGAAGACGAGAGCGACGAGGCCCTCGTGCGCGCCCCCATCATGTGGCTGACCTCCATCCGCACGCCCACCTTCGTCATCGAGGGCGTGCAACGCGGCTGGACCGACGTGTACCCCATGATGGAGGCCGAGGCCGGCAGCGCCCCCATACGCTTCCTGGCCATCCCCGAGAGCGACCACTTCAGCGTGATCGCGCCTGCCTCCGAAGTGGTGCGCGACGCCATCCTGGCCGACACCGGGCCGAGCCCGGTGCTGGACATCACGGTGGAGCGCATCGTGGCGGGGCTGCGGCCCTGA
- a CDS encoding DUF262 domain-containing protein, whose product MKATEAKLLDFLKKSPQFVIPIYQRTYSWTEKECQQLWQDVLRTGSDEHVGVHFVGSIVYIEAGLSQVSHQSPLLVIDGQQRLTTVTLLIAALAKALGDGEPVDGFSARKLRNYYLLNPEESGERHFKLLLSQADKATLTAIVGGTELPKEQSRAVARNFALFEKLIAECGDVAPLCRGLAKLVVVDLALSRDQDNPQLIFESMNSTGLELSQADLIRNFVLMRLEPAMQTRLYEQYWRPMEVDFGQEAYGTHFDAFMRHYLTVKTGEIPNVRHVYAEFKKHAAAPKTAKAGVEALVKEIRDFARYFCAIALGAEGNPDLKLAFQDLRELKVDVAYPFLLELYADYDAARLTAAELVHVVRLVEAYVFRRGVCNIPTNSMNKTFGTFTKALKKDRYVESVQAHLLLLPSYRRFPADEEFERAVKLRDLYHFSRRTYWLRRLENHGRKERVPVDEYTIEHILPQNPELSEAWKESLGDDFHTVQTTWLHTLGNLTLTAYNSEYSDRHFREKRDMKMGFKESPLKLNTGLGQLDDWNEETIKARADRLAKTALEVWRAPKLEPDVLAAYRPSTTQSAGFTIDDHPHLLNPKFREVFEAFRKEVLALDPCVTEEFLKLYVAYKAETNFVDVVPQAKRMRLSLNMPFPDIHDPKKLCKDVTQVGRWGNGDVEVSLATLDELPYVMGLVRQSFERQMEGAGDE is encoded by the coding sequence ATGAAGGCCACCGAAGCAAAGCTGCTCGACTTCCTCAAGAAGTCTCCTCAGTTCGTCATCCCGATCTACCAGCGCACCTATTCCTGGACGGAGAAGGAGTGCCAACAGCTCTGGCAGGACGTGCTGCGGACGGGCTCCGACGAGCACGTTGGCGTCCACTTCGTGGGATCGATCGTCTACATCGAGGCGGGCCTCTCGCAAGTCAGCCACCAGTCACCGCTGCTCGTCATCGACGGCCAGCAGCGGCTCACCACGGTGACGCTGCTCATCGCAGCGTTGGCGAAGGCCCTCGGGGACGGTGAGCCCGTGGATGGGTTCTCTGCCCGCAAGCTCCGAAACTACTACCTGCTGAACCCGGAAGAGAGCGGGGAGCGGCACTTCAAGCTGCTGCTCTCGCAAGCCGACAAGGCAACCCTGACCGCCATCGTGGGAGGCACCGAGCTCCCGAAGGAGCAGTCCCGAGCGGTCGCGCGGAACTTCGCGCTCTTCGAGAAGCTCATCGCCGAATGTGGCGACGTCGCACCCCTCTGTCGAGGCCTCGCCAAACTGGTGGTGGTGGACCTGGCGCTCAGCCGCGACCAGGACAATCCACAGCTGATCTTCGAGAGCATGAACTCGACAGGTCTCGAGCTGAGCCAGGCCGACCTGATTCGCAACTTCGTGTTGATGCGGCTCGAGCCGGCCATGCAGACCCGGCTCTACGAACAGTACTGGCGACCCATGGAGGTAGACTTCGGGCAGGAGGCCTACGGGACGCACTTCGACGCCTTCATGCGCCACTACCTGACGGTGAAGACGGGCGAGATCCCGAACGTTCGGCACGTCTACGCCGAGTTCAAGAAGCACGCGGCCGCACCCAAGACCGCGAAGGCTGGCGTGGAAGCGCTCGTGAAGGAGATCCGCGACTTCGCCCGCTACTTCTGCGCTATCGCGCTCGGTGCAGAGGGCAATCCGGATCTGAAGCTGGCATTTCAAGATCTCCGCGAACTGAAGGTGGACGTGGCGTATCCCTTCCTGCTCGAGCTGTATGCCGACTACGACGCCGCGCGCCTGACGGCCGCGGAGCTCGTGCACGTGGTGCGGCTCGTGGAGGCCTACGTGTTCCGGCGCGGCGTCTGCAACATCCCGACCAACTCGATGAACAAGACGTTCGGCACCTTCACTAAGGCACTCAAGAAGGACCGCTACGTGGAGAGCGTCCAAGCGCACCTCTTGTTGCTGCCCTCGTACCGGCGCTTCCCGGCCGACGAGGAGTTCGAGCGCGCCGTGAAATTACGCGACCTCTACCACTTTAGTAGACGGACCTACTGGCTGCGCCGGCTCGAGAACCATGGCCGCAAAGAGCGGGTGCCCGTCGATGAATACACGATCGAGCACATCCTGCCGCAGAACCCCGAGCTGTCGGAGGCGTGGAAGGAGTCCCTCGGCGACGACTTCCACACGGTGCAGACGACCTGGCTGCACACCCTGGGGAACCTGACCCTGACGGCCTACAACTCGGAGTACAGCGATCGCCACTTCCGCGAGAAGCGCGACATGAAGATGGGCTTCAAGGAGAGCCCCCTCAAGCTGAACACCGGCCTCGGACAGCTCGATGACTGGAACGAAGAGACCATCAAGGCCAGAGCCGACCGGCTCGCCAAGACCGCGCTCGAGGTATGGCGGGCGCCAAAGCTCGAGCCCGACGTGTTGGCGGCCTACCGGCCGAGCACCACGCAGAGCGCCGGGTTCACCATCGATGATCACCCGCACCTCTTGAACCCAAAGTTCCGTGAGGTCTTCGAGGCGTTCCGCAAGGAGGTGCTCGCTCTGGATCCGTGCGTGACCGAGGAGTTCCTCAAGCTGTACGTGGCATACAAGGCAGAGACCAACTTCGTGGACGTGGTGCCCCAGGCCAAGCGGATGCGGCTGTCGCTGAACATGCCCTTCCCCGACATCCACGACCCGAAGAAGCTCTGCAAGGACGTCACCCAGGTGGGTCGCTGGGGTAACGGCGACGTGGAGGTATCCCTCGCCACGCTCGATGAGCTGCCCTACGTAATGGGCCTGGTGCGGCAGTCCTTCGAGCGACAGATGGAAGGCGCGGGCGATGAGTGA
- a CDS encoding DDE-type integrase/transposase/recombinase — translation MSDKTHASSSVRWARFRFQVVGPLFVEPPAPGALVQALDELAARSYEHPTKSGVRVQFSRSTIERWFYAARNATGDPVGKLARKVHAHAGTHPAMPATVEEALTKQHQAHSSWTYQLHYDNLVALAKKQPELGAVPSVATVRRFMKRRGLLKVRKPRRRRGEPVQEPVFEARERRSFEVGHVHALWHADFHVGSRRVVEPDGTYSQVVLLGFLDDASRIACHLQWYREESAEAFVHGLQQALQKRGMPRALLTDNGQSMQAHEVEEGLERLGIVHPTTLPYCPEQNGKQESFWGRVEGRLMPMLEGKRELTLAFLNQATQAWVELEYHREVHSELGMTPLERMLQGPSARRPSWSSDKLRRAFRTEVQRTQRRSDGTITVAGVRFEIPSRYRVLLRPVVRYARWDLSTVDLVDERHGTHLATLLPLDKTANASGARRVVEPVSPPGVVDDAYVGVAPLLDTLMEDYAATGLPPAYVPLAESTDEPKPTDTTPEETHES, via the coding sequence ATGTCAGACAAGACGCACGCGTCATCGAGTGTGCGATGGGCTCGCTTTCGCTTTCAGGTGGTGGGCCCGCTCTTCGTGGAGCCCCCCGCCCCTGGCGCACTGGTGCAGGCGCTCGATGAGTTGGCGGCGCGCAGCTACGAGCACCCCACCAAGTCCGGCGTGCGCGTGCAGTTCTCGCGCTCGACCATCGAGCGCTGGTTCTATGCGGCACGCAACGCGACCGGTGACCCGGTGGGCAAGCTCGCGCGCAAGGTCCACGCGCACGCGGGGACCCACCCGGCGATGCCGGCGACGGTGGAGGAGGCGCTCACCAAGCAGCACCAGGCGCACTCGAGCTGGACCTACCAGCTGCACTACGACAACCTCGTGGCGCTCGCGAAGAAGCAGCCCGAACTGGGCGCGGTGCCGAGCGTGGCGACGGTGCGGCGCTTCATGAAGCGCCGTGGGCTCCTCAAGGTGCGCAAGCCGCGGCGTCGTCGTGGGGAGCCTGTGCAGGAGCCCGTGTTCGAGGCGCGCGAGCGGCGCAGCTTCGAGGTCGGCCATGTGCACGCGCTCTGGCACGCGGACTTCCATGTGGGCTCACGCCGCGTGGTCGAGCCGGACGGGACGTACTCCCAGGTCGTGCTGCTCGGCTTCCTCGATGACGCATCACGCATCGCGTGCCACCTGCAGTGGTACCGCGAGGAGAGCGCCGAGGCGTTCGTGCACGGGCTGCAGCAGGCTCTTCAGAAGCGCGGCATGCCGCGCGCGCTGCTCACCGACAATGGCCAGTCGATGCAAGCCCATGAGGTGGAAGAGGGGCTCGAGCGCCTCGGCATTGTCCATCCCACCACGCTCCCGTACTGCCCCGAGCAGAACGGCAAGCAGGAGTCCTTCTGGGGCCGCGTCGAGGGGCGCTTGATGCCCATGCTCGAAGGCAAGCGCGAGCTGACGCTCGCCTTTCTGAACCAGGCGACGCAGGCGTGGGTCGAACTCGAGTACCACCGCGAGGTGCACAGCGAGCTCGGCATGACGCCGCTCGAGCGCATGCTGCAAGGACCATCCGCGAGACGCCCATCGTGGTCCAGCGACAAGCTACGCCGCGCCTTCCGCACCGAGGTGCAACGCACACAGCGGCGCAGTGACGGGACCATCACCGTCGCGGGCGTGCGCTTCGAGATTCCGTCTCGCTACCGCGTGCTGCTCCGTCCGGTCGTTCGCTACGCGCGCTGGGACCTGTCCACGGTGGATCTCGTCGACGAGCGCCACGGCACCCACCTCGCGACCCTGCTGCCGCTCGACAAGACCGCGAACGCCAGCGGCGCCCGCCGTGTCGTCGAGCCCGTCTCTCCGCCGGGGGTCGTCGACGACGCGTACGTCGGCGTCGCGCCGCTCCTCGACACGCTGATGGAGGACTACGCCGCCACCGGCCTCCCGCCCGCCTATGTCCCGCTCGCCGAGTCCACCGACGAGCCGAAGCCCACCGACACCACCCCCGAAGAGACCCATGAATCCTAA
- a CDS encoding ATP-binding protein, with protein sequence MEDSPWSPGDPGSGKSIALRVLEERLRRRQDLIVGTIERPIGRASDFYRETGDIFGVSLHGHNRWAGFKTLREKWSEHIATTLTRPVLIVDEAQEMISGVFTELRLSRQQPPRALPPPCRVFAGDGRLPVTPPRPPPPPRLRLPAATQTRARWS encoded by the coding sequence ATGGAGGATTCGCCATGGTCACCGGGAGACCCGGGCTCCGGGAAGTCCATCGCTCTGCGTGTCCTCGAAGAGCGGCTCCGCCGCCGCCAAGACCTCATCGTCGGCACCATCGAGCGCCCAATCGGACGCGCCTCCGACTTCTATCGCGAAACCGGCGACATCTTCGGGGTGAGCCTGCATGGTCACAACCGGTGGGCCGGATTCAAGACGCTGCGCGAGAAGTGGAGCGAGCACATCGCCACCACCCTCACTCGGCCCGTCCTGATCGTCGACGAGGCCCAGGAGATGATCTCCGGCGTCTTCACCGAGCTGCGTCTCTCCCGCCAGCAACCGCCGCGCGCCCTCCCTCCTCCTTGTCGCGTCTTCGCCGGCGATGGCCGCCTTCCTGTGACCCCTCCGCGCCCCCCCCCGCCTCCTCGGCTCCGGCTGCCGGCGGCGACTCAAACTCGAGCCCGCTGGTCGTGA
- a CDS encoding ATP-binding protein, whose product MMTEPTIEKLRALKLYAMTTAWILQRTDPSMGELPFDERLALLVEAEALSRENTRLAKLMREAKLRIPNACMEDVDYAPRRQLDKAQLRQLGTGRWIAERQNVLITGMTGVGKSYLGCALGQLACRLGFRVLYRRVPRLFEELAIAHVDGSYVRLLARLAKTDVLILDDWGLAPMTDQQRRDILEILEDRHGSRSTIVTSQLPVENWHDYIAHPTIADAVLDRLVHNAHKVSMKGPSRRKENAQAHS is encoded by the coding sequence ATGATGACCGAACCCACGATCGAGAAACTCCGAGCGCTGAAGCTCTACGCGATGACCACCGCGTGGATCTTGCAGCGCACCGACCCCTCCATGGGCGAGCTTCCCTTCGACGAGCGGCTCGCGCTGCTGGTCGAAGCAGAGGCGCTCTCTCGCGAGAACACACGCCTCGCCAAGCTCATGCGCGAAGCCAAGCTCAGGATCCCGAACGCATGCATGGAGGATGTGGACTACGCGCCACGTCGACAGCTCGACAAGGCGCAGCTACGGCAGCTCGGGACCGGGCGCTGGATCGCCGAGCGCCAGAACGTGCTCATCACCGGAATGACCGGCGTCGGCAAGAGCTACCTCGGGTGTGCGCTCGGCCAGCTCGCGTGCCGCCTCGGCTTCCGTGTCCTCTACCGACGTGTGCCAAGGCTCTTTGAGGAGCTCGCCATCGCGCACGTCGATGGCAGCTACGTGCGGCTACTTGCCCGCCTCGCGAAGACCGACGTCCTGATCCTGGACGACTGGGGTCTCGCGCCCATGACCGACCAGCAGCGGCGCGACATCCTCGAGATCCTAGAGGACCGCCACGGCAGCCGATCCACCATCGTCACCAGCCAGCTCCCGGTCGAAAACTGGCACGACTACATCGCCCACCCGACCATCGCCGACGCCGTGCTCGACCGTCTCGTGCACAACGCCCACAAGGTCTCCATGAAGGGGCCCTCTCGCCGAAAGGAGAACGCTCAAGCCCACTCCTGA
- a CDS encoding IS21 family transposase produces the protein MATERLVMRNVKEILRAKWELGLSNRQTAKSARVSPASVVNVVRRARSAGLNTYAEVVALDEADLEVRLYADDGSGAAFPRVEPDCAWIHRERVRPGVTLDLLHQEYLVQHPGGLQYTAFCERYRAFLKRRQLSMRQHHVAGDKMFVDYSGKRPQLVDRATGEVREVELFVAVLGASNYSFAEATHTQRVRDFVGSHVRAFAFFEGVARAVVPDNLKSGVTRACIYEPTIQRSYQHMAEHYGTVILPARARKPRDKAKVEGAVRIVQRWVLGRLRNRVFHSLTELNAAIRECVDDLNRRRMRTYGKSRLEMFEQHERATLLPLPQDLFEITEWRMAKVNIDYHVEFDGRLYSVPYRHVGEEVWVRATPTAVEVLLGNRRIAAHARNGSKRVSTIPDHMPSAHRAHAEWTPSRILSWASKLGPETNALCAAILADRPHPEQGFRSCLGILRLAKKYDDARVEAACARCMRVGVRSYRSVESVLRHGLDAVAIDDLAGDTETPIDHANVRGRDYYLN, from the coding sequence ATGGCGACTGAGCGACTGGTCATGCGAAACGTAAAAGAGATTCTGCGGGCGAAGTGGGAGCTGGGGCTCTCGAACCGCCAAACGGCCAAGAGCGCACGCGTGAGCCCGGCGTCGGTGGTGAACGTGGTGCGGCGCGCGAGATCGGCGGGGCTCAACACCTACGCGGAGGTCGTCGCGCTCGACGAGGCTGACCTCGAGGTGCGCCTGTACGCGGACGACGGATCTGGGGCGGCGTTCCCACGAGTCGAGCCGGACTGCGCGTGGATCCATCGAGAGCGCGTGAGGCCGGGCGTGACGCTGGATCTGCTCCACCAGGAGTACCTGGTTCAGCACCCGGGCGGGCTCCAGTACACGGCGTTCTGCGAGCGCTATCGCGCCTTCCTGAAGCGTCGACAGCTGTCCATGCGGCAGCACCACGTCGCCGGCGACAAGATGTTCGTCGACTACTCGGGCAAGAGGCCGCAGCTTGTCGATCGAGCGACGGGCGAGGTGCGCGAAGTCGAGTTGTTCGTGGCCGTGCTCGGCGCCTCCAACTACTCATTCGCGGAGGCCACGCACACGCAGCGCGTGCGCGACTTCGTCGGGTCGCACGTGCGGGCGTTCGCGTTCTTTGAAGGCGTCGCCCGCGCCGTGGTGCCGGACAACCTGAAGAGCGGCGTCACGCGGGCATGCATCTACGAGCCCACGATCCAGCGCAGCTATCAACACATGGCCGAGCATTACGGCACCGTCATCCTGCCTGCGCGGGCTCGAAAGCCACGCGACAAGGCGAAGGTCGAGGGCGCCGTGCGCATCGTTCAGCGATGGGTCCTCGGCCGCTTGCGCAACCGCGTCTTCCATTCGCTCACCGAGCTCAACGCCGCCATCCGCGAGTGCGTCGACGACCTGAATCGCAGGCGCATGCGCACGTACGGGAAGAGCCGCCTCGAGATGTTCGAGCAGCATGAGCGGGCGACGCTGCTCCCGCTTCCGCAAGACCTCTTCGAGATCACCGAGTGGAGGATGGCCAAGGTGAACATCGACTACCACGTGGAGTTCGACGGGCGCCTGTACTCCGTGCCGTACCGCCATGTGGGCGAGGAGGTGTGGGTCCGCGCCACGCCGACGGCCGTGGAAGTGCTGCTCGGGAACCGGCGCATCGCAGCCCATGCGCGCAACGGCAGCAAGCGCGTGTCGACGATCCCCGACCACATGCCGAGCGCGCACCGCGCACACGCGGAGTGGACCCCATCAAGGATCTTGTCGTGGGCATCCAAGCTCGGTCCCGAGACCAACGCGCTCTGCGCCGCGATCCTGGCCGACCGACCACACCCCGAGCAGGGCTTTCGCTCTTGCCTCGGGATCTTGCGGCTCGCGAAGAAGTACGACGACGCCCGCGTGGAGGCCGCGTGCGCGCGCTGTATGCGCGTCGGCGTGCGCTCGTATCGGAGCGTCGAGTCGGTGCTCCGACATGGCCTCGACGCGGTCGCGATCGACGACCTCGCAGGCGACACCGAGACCCCCATCGACCACGCGAACGTGCGCGGTCGGGACTACTACCTGAACTGA
- a CDS encoding DEAD/DEAH box helicase family protein gives MSDRKPYDHQRRAWDALSAHFNAPGKASLLVVPTGGGKTFISAHWLLEHHVRAGGRVLWLTHRRSLLLQAMEEVERLRNVVSPRGQLGLLRISSKDSSWSRVDQSVDVVFSSLQTAIRPENQGFIEHFFEQSPHGVFVVVDEAHHAAATSYARLLHKLRTDGASLLGLTATPVRVDADDQRRLHALFDNHLAFQIVRRELTERGFLAAPVFETVKTDVSFERDFTEADFVHLRRFGELGPQVLERVASHSQRNALIAKHYVDHQHLYGTTIVFAADTLHARTLAMEFQRQGVDADFVDYTRTDAAEVMQSYRTQKRPRVLINVEMLTEGFDAPHTQTVFIARPTRSEGLLMQMVGRALRGPAAGGNERAYLVTFLDTWSEFDVLDASYVLGDAELELDDRAKRPPSDVGYIPIPPDLVTEAYRLLQSVTKGMLVGVHQCLPHGWYAWEQLYEDDMQRRVIMVFDNQVPGYETLLAEFADPASIPDDVTEDLARSFVRIHFGDLPDPLPRWRDVAELLAARRAQAGVVYYSFDDKKHFNPRTIAERCKAQDLRSSEVETLLTNLWAEDSVCRHVYRNDFHTLRDEVHRELMRLYEPPRPPSPPALVDLVPTSAPRAWPMGQTGYSLVEIKDAVASNSRNFPRGLTAPSTVSWSKRPMKSWWGICRYPTTQGGSAEIRISCALNSPDIPLFVLEFLMHHELLHAEMPHSGHGPDFRQREHAFAPSEKAIRDATERGLVAGRSLDTWRVLGDQFFDTFDRYFLMKDPSGQPRY, from the coding sequence ATGAGCGACCGCAAGCCCTACGACCACCAACGGCGTGCGTGGGATGCCTTGAGCGCGCACTTCAACGCGCCGGGCAAAGCGAGCCTGCTCGTGGTGCCAACTGGCGGCGGAAAGACGTTCATCTCGGCCCACTGGCTGCTCGAGCATCACGTTCGCGCCGGTGGGCGCGTCCTCTGGCTCACGCACCGACGCTCGTTGTTGCTGCAAGCCATGGAAGAAGTGGAGCGGCTTCGAAACGTGGTCAGCCCGAGGGGCCAGCTGGGACTGCTGCGGATCTCCTCGAAGGACTCGTCCTGGTCTCGCGTAGACCAAAGCGTGGACGTCGTGTTCTCGTCGCTTCAGACGGCCATCCGCCCCGAGAACCAAGGGTTCATCGAGCACTTCTTTGAGCAGAGCCCGCATGGCGTGTTCGTGGTGGTGGACGAGGCCCACCACGCTGCGGCCACGTCCTACGCGCGCCTGCTGCACAAGCTGAGAACGGACGGGGCAAGCCTGCTCGGGCTCACCGCCACGCCCGTGCGCGTGGACGCGGACGACCAGCGCCGCCTCCACGCACTCTTCGACAACCACCTCGCGTTCCAGATCGTTCGGCGCGAGCTGACCGAGCGGGGCTTCCTCGCGGCGCCAGTGTTCGAGACGGTGAAGACCGACGTGAGCTTCGAGCGCGACTTCACCGAAGCCGACTTCGTCCATCTCCGTCGCTTCGGCGAATTGGGGCCCCAGGTGCTCGAACGCGTGGCCAGCCACAGCCAGCGCAACGCCCTCATCGCGAAGCACTATGTGGACCACCAACATCTCTACGGCACCACCATCGTGTTCGCCGCCGACACGCTCCATGCACGCACCCTTGCGATGGAGTTTCAGCGACAAGGCGTGGACGCGGACTTCGTGGACTACACGCGCACCGACGCCGCCGAGGTGATGCAGAGCTACCGGACGCAGAAGAGGCCCCGCGTTCTCATCAACGTGGAGATGCTGACCGAGGGCTTCGATGCCCCCCACACACAGACGGTGTTCATTGCCCGCCCCACGCGGTCCGAAGGCCTGTTGATGCAGATGGTGGGCCGGGCGCTTCGGGGCCCGGCCGCAGGTGGAAACGAGCGCGCGTACCTGGTGACGTTCCTGGACACCTGGAGCGAGTTCGACGTGCTCGATGCGAGCTACGTATTGGGCGACGCCGAGCTGGAGCTCGATGACCGCGCCAAGCGTCCACCGAGCGACGTGGGCTACATCCCCATCCCTCCAGACCTGGTCACCGAAGCCTACCGGCTGCTGCAGAGCGTCACCAAGGGCATGCTCGTTGGGGTGCATCAGTGTCTCCCGCACGGGTGGTATGCGTGGGAGCAGCTCTATGAAGACGACATGCAGCGTCGGGTGATCATGGTGTTCGACAACCAGGTCCCCGGGTACGAGACGCTCCTCGCCGAGTTCGCAGACCCCGCCTCCATCCCAGATGACGTGACCGAAGACCTCGCCCGATCATTCGTGCGAATTCACTTCGGGGACCTGCCCGACCCACTGCCCCGATGGCGCGACGTGGCCGAGCTCCTTGCAGCCCGGCGCGCCCAAGCAGGCGTCGTGTACTACTCGTTCGACGACAAGAAGCACTTCAACCCACGCACTATTGCCGAGCGGTGCAAAGCCCAAGACCTGAGGTCCAGCGAGGTGGAGACACTTCTCACCAACCTGTGGGCCGAGGACTCGGTGTGTCGGCACGTGTACCGCAATGACTTCCACACGCTGCGGGATGAGGTGCATCGCGAGTTGATGCGGCTGTACGAGCCCCCGCGGCCGCCCAGTCCTCCGGCCTTGGTGGATCTGGTGCCAACCAGTGCACCCCGAGCGTGGCCTATGGGCCAGACAGGATACTCGTTGGTCGAAATCAAGGATGCGGTGGCCAGCAACTCGCGAAACTTCCCCCGCGGACTCACCGCACCATCGACCGTGAGCTGGTCCAAGCGGCCCATGAAGAGCTGGTGGGGCATCTGCCGCTACCCGACCACCCAGGGTGGCTCGGCGGAGATTCGCATCTCGTGCGCGTTGAACTCGCCAGACATCCCGCTGTTCGTGCTCGAGTTCTTGATGCACCACGAATTGCTCCACGCCGAGATGCCTCACTCCGGTCATGGACCAGACTTTCGCCAGCGCGAGCACGCGTTCGCTCCTTCGGAGAAGGCCATCCGCGACGCGACCGAGCGTGGGCTCGTAGCAGGCAGGTCTCTAGATACCTGGAGGGTCCTTGGGGACCAGTTCTTCGACACCTTCGACAGGTACTTCCTGATGAAGGACCCGTCCGGCCAACCAAGGTACTGA